CCCCATTTCCCATTTACCCCGTTGGAAATCCACAATAAATCAAAAATAGATAATGGAGTATCACGAGTGATTTCAATATTATTTGTTTTCTTTGTTTATAAGATTTCCAATTGGGGCTTGTTCCCACCAGAACAGCATGAGTTGATTAGTCCCTATCTACTTATTTCCAAAATAGAAATTTTGTTTCCCACCATCAAACTATTTTTATCAGAAAAGCCTGACGGAAGCTCTAAGACATATTTGGCAAAATAATCTTGTCCAAAGGCCTTCGGATATGTACTAATAGCGACACTTTTTTCAATACCAATGACAGAAAAATCTGTATTGATCCACACAATATCTATCGGAAAATTCATATCCTTCATCCAGAAACCGTAATTCCCCTCTTTTTCAAAAATAAAGAGCATTCCTGTGTCATCTGAAAGCAGATTTCTACCAGAAAGCCCGACTTCTCTTTTATAATCTGTATCAGAAACATCTACTTCTATTATTTTCCCTCCGATTTCGATTTGTGCCTTGTCGTATTTGATACACGGAGTGGTCGGCTTCTCTAATGTCGGATTTCCATGTCGCTCCCATTGTCCGTCTTTACAAATCCAAAGATCCTCATCGCCAGAAAAACCCCTGACTATTAATACAAGGATTAAAATGATTAGTATCCAGATAAGAATCTTTAAAAAAGTTTTCATAATGTCTATTCTGTAGTCACTCCATCAAACTCTGGTCCGTCGGCTTCTGCCTCCGCCTTCGTCGCACGCACGACGCCGTCTTTGTGATGCGCTGGTGAATAGATAGTATAAAGTTTCAAATCTTCTGTGGCTGAAATATTTATAATATTATGTTTCGCTCCCGCAGGGACGACTATCGCAAAGCCGTCTGATAAAGCATATTCGTTGCCGTCGATAATACATCTGCCTTGCCCTTTCTCAATACGGAAAAATTGATCGTTGTCAGTGTGAGTTTCCATTCCAATCTCCTCTTTCGGTTTCAAGCTCATCAAGACGAGCTGGCTATGCTTGCCAGTGTAAAGTACTTTTCTGAAATTCTTATTCCCCAAGGTCTCCTTTTCAATATTTTTACAAAATCCTTTCATATTTTTATTTATTAGCTAATAACTCTTCACGAATTTCCATCCAAATCTTACCTACCTCATTTCGCCCCTTACCATTTTCACCATCATCCCAAAAACCATCTCCGGGTGGATAAGTTACAATATGTTTTACAATTTTCTGATCATTTGTATTGAATAACGCCTTACGCACTTCCTCGTGTTGGAGGGCTTTAAGTCTCATCAATTTCTTCATCACTTCTCTTTTATATTCTTCCTTCTTGAACTCTGGGATTTGAAGTTCTTTATATTTAGTAGAAACTTCCCATGCTTTTACCGGACTGTGAGTACTCTTAATCTCTTCTATGATATTTTTATCTGTGTATCTCATACACTGATAAGCATGTTCTACTGTTGGATACAAAATTCCACCAACTTCAATCGCATGAGAAGTATAAGGTGAAAAATATATATAAAATATTTCTAATGGCACAACCTTACTCATACTTTTTATTATAACACCTTCTGCGGAGACGGCGAGATTCGAACTCGCGGGAGCTTTCACCCCACTCGCTTTCCAAGCGAGCGCACTAGACCACTATGCGACGTCTCCGTAGAAGCTATAATAAATGAAAAAAGACAAAATTGAAAGGGCGTCCGCCTCAGGCGGACGCCCTTTCAATTTTTATTCAATATTCATTCCTGTAAGTGCTTTCACTCTCGCTTCTACTGGTGGATGTGTGCTGAAAAGATTGGAGATTCTCCTGCCTGCCCCACCAAAAGGATTTGCGATAAAAAGGTGTGCTGTTGCAGAATTTGCCGTCTTCATCGGCGCACTGTAGGCAGATATTTTTTGCAAAGCTGAAGCAAGGCCTTCTGGATACCTTGTAAGAAGCGCTCCGGAAGCATCGGCGAGGAATTCTCTTTTTCTTGAAATAGCGAGTTGAATAAGCTGGGCGATAACTGGTGAGAGAATTATAAAAATAATTCCGATAATCATGAGCACTCCTCCGCCTTTTCCACTGTCTCTATTCCCCCTACCCATACCTCCTCTCAGAAACATATTTGCAAGAAGTGAGATAAAGCCGACAAGCACCACCACGACAGTAGAAAGTAAAATATCTCTATTTCCAATATGCGAAAGCTCATGAGCTATCACTCCCTGAAGTTCAGACTTGTCCAAAATCTGCAAAAGCCCCGATGTCACCGCCACGGCAGAATGTTCTTTGTCTCTTCCTGTTGCAAAAGCATTTGGTGCACTATCATTTATAATATAAACTCTTGGCATCGGAAGCCCAGCTGTGATAGAAAGATTCTCGACTGTGTGATATAGCTCCGGATATTCTTCATGTGTCGCCGGTTTTGCTCCCGATACCGAAAGTGCAATCTTATCCGAATACCAATAACTCAAAACATTCATTACAATACTGAAAATAATCGCAAAATATAAAATTCCAGGATTATTATAGTAATAGCTTATAAAATACCCTATCGCCACAATAATCACCAAAAACACGGCCATCAAAAACCACGTCCTCGCGACATTTTTAGATTGTTGGGTGTAAAGGGTGGCCATAATTATTGTATAGAACCCCAGAATAAATTTTATTTATTAATTAGGGGCAAACCGCTTCGCCTATAAAAGGACGGCCTATTCGGCCACGCAGTTTGCGTTTCCAAAATAGATATTAATTCTATATTAACGCTAAATAAGTAGCAAACGATAAAATTTATACGGGGTTTAAGAAAATATAGTCGCTTCGCTCGTTATTTTCTAAAATTTCACCTCTACCGGTTGCTTTGCGGCGGTGGCTTCTGCTTCATCTAGAGCAAATAGCTCCATCTTCACAAAGTGAAATAGTTTACCGATTAGATTGCTTGGGAAAGAATCTATCGCGATATTCAAGTCTCTGACATTGCCATTGTAGAACCTTCTTGCGGACTGGATTTTGTCTTCTGTATCTGTAAGTTCACTCTGAAGAGAAAGGAAGTTCTGATTGGCCTTTAGATCTGGATATGCCTCGGCGACAGCAAAGACGCTTTTCAAAGCACTGGCAAGCATATTTTCTGCCTTCCCTTTGTCCACTATATTCTGTGCACCCATAGCTGCAGCTCTGGCTTTTGTAACATTGTCGAAAGTGGATGTCTCATGCGCAGCATAGCCCTTCACAGTATTTACAAGGTTTGGAATAAGATCGTATCTCCTTTTTAGCTGAACATCTATATCAGACCATGCTTCTTTGGCTCTGTTTATAAGAGTGATAAATTTGTTATAGGCAAAAATCGCCCAGACTATCAAAACTACTAAAATACCAACTATTATATATCCTGTCATATTGTTTAGATTTAAATTAAAAGCAAAGGCAAAATACCTTGCTCCCTGCTATTATACCACAAAATGAAAAGGAAAGCATATTTTTTAATTAACAGAGGTAGTGTCGATTTGTTTTTTCTTTAATATTTTTACTACCCCATGATTAGCTAATACTTCTATAGTATCACCAGTTTTTATTATTCTTGTCGCATATTTAGCCCCAACTATGCATGGAATCTTTAATTCTCTACAAATTATAGCGGCGTGGCACGTAATTCCTCCTTCATCGGTTACAATAGCAACAGCTTTATTCATTGCGGGGACGAAATCAGGTGTTGTCATACCAGTCACTAAAATTTGTCCGGCTTCAATCTTCAAAGCATCTTGTGAAGTCCTTGCCACAAAAGCATGCCCAGTAACCTTTCCAGGAGATGCTCCAAGTCCCTGCAAATCGCCCGTTGTTTGATCCATCGAGCCCATTATTTCTTCATATTTCTTTTTTGCATCCCCGCCACTAAGTTTAAGCCCTTTACCATTTTGGTAAATATAAATAAAATTCGATGATCTATTCTTCAATTCATTCCTATCAAACTTTTTCCCATTTAGAATATCAGACACTTCACTCGCTTCACACCATCCAAGAAGTTCTTCCTCTATGTTTATTTTTTTAGAAATCTCACTGAACACTTGATAACTCCAATAATTCCCTTTCATCTGCACTTCTTTTCTTATGTCATGGTATTTGACTAATTTATTTGAGAGTTCTAGAAACTTTAATAGTTTCTTGTCTTTTTTTAGAAACGGGTATTCTTTGTTGATTTGATTTTTCTGATAAGAGGTTTTTTCTACATATTCATCCATCTTTTTCAGTTCAGTATTTGGATCTAATTTAATTTTTCTGAACCCATCATAAATCTTAATGATATCCTTGTCATCTCTACCTTTTGATTTTTTCCAACCAAGTTCTGCCCACCAGAACCTCTTCACTATTTCCCCAATACGCTTGTTAAATTTATCTGATTTTTCTGTGATTTTCTTTTCATCAACATCCTCCATAAGCTCAAGAATTAATCTTTTCTCGTCGTTTAAATAGGAAAGATATCCTGATATTGTCAAAATATTATATACTCTCAAAAATTCTTTCTCGCTATACGCTTTATTTAATTTGTCTTTTAGGGGTTTTTTAATTCTTTCTGTTACTTCAACCATCAAAAATTCATCGGTTCCATCAATTGTCATTGTTAAACTATACCAATCAAAAAGCATTTTTGAGTATTTCTCATAGACCTTCGCAACACTTGAATTATTAATTATTCTAATTTCTGCAGAATTGTTCTTTTTAATAAAATCAAGAATTTCTTTTGTTTTCTTATCCAAAACTTTAAAGAATCTATTTTCAAAACTTTTGGAACTCAATAATTTATTGGCTACTATCTTTCCTTCTTTATACAAATCTTTCTTTTCATAATACCAATA
The genomic region above belongs to Candidatus Paceibacterota bacterium and contains:
- a CDS encoding PEP-utilizing enzyme — its product is MIKSIGNMKDFELVEYIRGGATFVQCAEPSRAFVTGVKKYFSRGINYLVIYFSGDTLYWYYEKKDLYKEGKIVANKLLSSKSFENRFFKVLDKKTKEILDFIKKNNSAEIRIINNSSVAKVYEKYSKMLFDWYSLTMTIDGTDEFLMVEVTERIKKPLKDKLNKAYSEKEFLRVYNILTISGYLSYLNDEKRLILELMEDVDEKKITEKSDKFNKRIGEIVKRFWWAELGWKKSKGRDDKDIIKIYDGFRKIKLDPNTELKKMDEYVEKTSYQKNQINKEYPFLKKDKKLLKFLELSNKLVKYHDIRKEVQMKGNYWSYQVFSEISKKINIEEELLGWCEASEVSDILNGKKFDRNELKNRSSNFIYIYQNGKGLKLSGGDAKKKYEEIMGSMDQTTGDLQGLGASPGKVTGHAFVARTSQDALKIEAGQILVTGMTTPDFVPAMNKAVAIVTDEGGITCHAAIICRELKIPCIVGAKYATRIIKTGDTIEVLANHGVVKILKKKQIDTTSVN
- a CDS encoding M48 family metalloprotease; translated protein: MATLYTQQSKNVARTWFLMAVFLVIIVAIGYFISYYYNNPGILYFAIIFSIVMNVLSYWYSDKIALSVSGAKPATHEEYPELYHTVENLSITAGLPMPRVYIINDSAPNAFATGRDKEHSAVAVTSGLLQILDKSELQGVIAHELSHIGNRDILLSTVVVVLVGFISLLANMFLRGGMGRGNRDSGKGGGVLMIIGIIFIILSPVIAQLIQLAISRKREFLADASGALLTRYPEGLASALQKISAYSAPMKTANSATAHLFIANPFGGAGRRISNLFSTHPPVEARVKALTGMNIE
- a CDS encoding DUF192 domain-containing protein; the protein is MKTFLKILIWILIILILVLIVRGFSGDEDLWICKDGQWERHGNPTLEKPTTPCIKYDKAQIEIGGKIIEVDVSDTDYKREVGLSGRNLLSDDTGMLFIFEKEGNYGFWMKDMNFPIDIVWINTDFSVIGIEKSVAISTYPKAFGQDYFAKYVLELPSGFSDKNSLMVGNKISILEISR
- a CDS encoding NADAR family protein, producing MSKVVPLEIFYIYFSPYTSHAIEVGGILYPTVEHAYQCMRYTDKNIIEEIKSTHSPVKAWEVSTKYKELQIPEFKKEEYKREVMKKLMRLKALQHEEVRKALFNTNDQKIVKHIVTYPPGDGFWDDGENGKGRNEVGKIWMEIREELLANK
- a CDS encoding LemA family protein, which encodes MTGYIIVGILVVLIVWAIFAYNKFITLINRAKEAWSDIDVQLKRRYDLIPNLVNTVKGYAAHETSTFDNVTKARAAAMGAQNIVDKGKAENMLASALKSVFAVAEAYPDLKANQNFLSLQSELTDTEDKIQSARRFYNGNVRDLNIAIDSFPSNLIGKLFHFVKMELFALDEAEATAAKQPVEVKF
- a CDS encoding cupin domain-containing protein; translated protein: MKGFCKNIEKETLGNKNFRKVLYTGKHSQLVLMSLKPKEEIGMETHTDNDQFFRIEKGQGRCIIDGNEYALSDGFAIVVPAGAKHNIINISATEDLKLYTIYSPAHHKDGVVRATKAEAEADGPEFDGVTTE